The Bacteroidota bacterium genome includes a region encoding these proteins:
- a CDS encoding ATP-dependent helicase has translation MPLFRDTYSAIDLSLTDDQYNAVIDDTNEILCLACAGSGKSRTLSFRIARLIHEGAKPESVIAFTFTEKAAESIKRRVASALEKAGLPVALVGAMYIGTIHAFCQNLLGSMNAKYRQYEVLDENRLKLFLLSRYYELGLNILADTRNARMFQTIAEVSNAWKMANDEMLSLDEIELEDVSLGSCLKNIGNRLNSDQYIDFSLMIRLVVEALENNNPEINAALENAMHLMVDEYQDVNISQERLIRGLYSRLNSLFVVGDDDQSIYGWRGADVRNIIDFDQRYPNCSTHTLSTNFRSTSTIVSTSDRFIQLELSTARIDKAPVSNSDGNIQHFGNLWFDTKQDEAEWIANRINQLLGTKYIETDGSERGLSKSDIAILMRSVQGGTRNGGAPYHREYTNALTDADINYLIEAEGSIFERLHARTLRDSMGLLRSPGYPRREAINFFNSNILPVFPNADLNRFLEILADWNNQIHRPIGGARRKVYPQLLVHELLEAFRVSTTQFQNQEQVMRDLGVFSGIILDVEKVFVSIDTGHRYQSVLNFLENVAESGYDTTQVELMSRPDAVTISTVHKMKGLEFPVVFIIDVVNRRFPGDNRGYRGWLPINLIQNALNRGLYQSNNSGEARLFYTALTRAERFLYITGSKIQPGLTTEKRPSPYKLRIQGLNNPAIVTDLNNLPDNIERVEQRPRIDEESMPTSFTEIKDYLECPMKYKFRKIYGYSPAVPELFGYGLTTHTAINRTHQLFSNTAPTREEAEEIAEDVFHLKHVFPSRDPEREGPYERARNASKLLVGNYAEGYPEDFVQSRSLEQRFELKADKALITGSIDLLLREDNDGNILEARVIDFKSMDFPEGQLNPFFWINLSLQVQLYAYAADIVLGENAKTGSVHLLKAPNTEEVPNRVNVPITDEAIESAIQNIEWAVNRILDGEFPMRPSNGKCEECDFRKICSKQKQEFNSTEVPSPIHIPETNGTTRIGVRSFSDVE, from the coding sequence ATGCCACTTTTCAGAGACACTTATTCCGCTATTGATTTATCATTAACTGATGACCAATACAATGCTGTTATTGATGACACAAATGAAATTTTATGTTTGGCTTGTGCTGGATCAGGAAAATCAAGGACTCTGTCCTTCAGAATCGCCAGACTAATTCATGAAGGTGCAAAGCCAGAGAGCGTAATTGCGTTTACTTTTACAGAAAAAGCCGCTGAATCTATAAAAAGACGAGTTGCATCTGCCCTTGAAAAAGCTGGACTACCTGTGGCTTTAGTTGGAGCAATGTACATAGGAACAATACATGCTTTTTGCCAAAATCTTTTAGGCTCCATGAATGCGAAATATCGGCAATATGAAGTACTTGATGAGAACCGATTGAAGTTGTTTTTGCTGTCAAGATATTATGAATTAGGATTGAACATTTTAGCAGATACTAGAAATGCTAGAATGTTCCAGACCATTGCTGAAGTCTCGAATGCTTGGAAGATGGCTAATGATGAAATGTTATCTCTTGATGAAATTGAATTAGAAGATGTCTCATTGGGTTCTTGCCTTAAAAATATAGGTAATAGATTAAACTCTGACCAATACATTGACTTCTCTTTAATGATTCGATTGGTTGTTGAAGCACTAGAAAATAATAATCCAGAAATAAATGCAGCACTGGAAAATGCCATGCATCTAATGGTTGATGAGTATCAAGATGTTAATATTTCCCAAGAACGTTTAATCAGGGGATTATACAGCCGCCTCAATTCTTTATTTGTAGTAGGTGACGATGATCAATCCATTTATGGTTGGAGAGGTGCAGATGTTCGAAACATAATTGATTTTGACCAGAGATACCCAAATTGCTCTACCCATACCCTATCTACAAACTTTAGAAGCACAAGTACTATAGTCTCCACATCAGACAGATTTATTCAGCTTGAACTAAGTACTGCAAGAATTGATAAAGCACCAGTTTCAAACTCCGATGGGAATATTCAGCACTTCGGAAACCTTTGGTTTGACACTAAGCAAGATGAAGCTGAGTGGATTGCTAACCGAATAAATCAATTGCTTGGAACTAAATACATAGAAACTGACGGGTCAGAAAGAGGTCTTTCTAAATCTGACATTGCAATATTGATGCGTTCAGTGCAAGGTGGTACTCGAAATGGTGGTGCACCATATCATCGAGAATACACTAATGCGCTTACAGATGCTGATATTAATTACCTAATCGAAGCAGAAGGGTCAATTTTTGAAAGACTTCATGCAAGAACACTTAGAGATTCAATGGGGCTTTTAAGGTCTCCCGGATATCCACGAAGAGAAGCAATAAATTTTTTCAATTCGAATATATTACCCGTCTTCCCAAATGCTGATTTAAATCGATTTTTAGAAATTTTAGCTGATTGGAATAACCAAATTCATAGACCAATTGGCGGAGCTAGAAGAAAGGTCTATCCTCAATTATTAGTTCATGAATTATTAGAAGCATTTAGAGTTTCAACTACACAGTTTCAGAATCAAGAACAAGTAATGCGTGATTTGGGTGTGTTCAGTGGAATTATTTTGGATGTTGAAAAGGTGTTTGTAAGTATTGATACTGGCCATAGATACCAAAGTGTGTTAAATTTTCTCGAAAATGTAGCCGAATCTGGATATGATACAACCCAAGTAGAGCTTATGTCGAGACCTGATGCGGTTACAATTTCGACAGTCCATAAAATGAAAGGGCTTGAATTCCCAGTGGTATTTATTATTGATGTTGTTAATAGAAGATTCCCAGGAGACAACCGAGGTTATCGAGGCTGGTTACCGATTAACCTAATTCAAAATGCCTTGAACAGAGGCTTGTATCAGAGCAATAATTCAGGTGAAGCAAGATTATTTTACACCGCATTGACTAGAGCAGAAAGATTTTTATATATAACTGGCAGTAAAATTCAACCAGGTCTAACCACCGAAAAAAGACCTAGTCCGTATAAGCTGAGAATCCAAGGACTTAATAACCCTGCAATAGTTACTGACTTAAACAATTTACCCGATAATATAGAGAGAGTAGAACAACGCCCTCGTATAGACGAAGAGTCAATGCCTACAAGTTTTACAGAAATTAAGGACTATTTAGAGTGTCCGATGAAGTATAAATTTCGTAAAATTTACGGCTACAGTCCTGCTGTACCTGAGTTATTTGGTTATGGATTAACTACTCATACTGCTATTAATAGGACTCATCAACTTTTTTCAAATACTGCACCGACACGAGAAGAAGCTGAAGAAATTGCTGAGGATGTTTTTCATTTAAAACATGTGTTTCCATCAAGAGATCCTGAAAGAGAAGGACCTTATGAAAGAGCCAGAAATGCCTCAAAACTTTTAGTAGGTAATTATGCAGAAGGTTATCCAGAAGATTTTGTGCAAAGCCGATCATTAGAGCAGCGTTTTGAGTTAAAAGCTGATAAAGCATTAATTACAGGTTCAATCGATTTACTATTACGAGAGGATAATGATGGAAATATTTTAGAAGCAAGAGTAATAGATTTCAAGTCAATGGATTTTCCTGAGGGACAGTTAAATCCCTTTTTCTGGATAAATCTCTCATTGCAAGTTCAGCTTTATGCTTATGCAGCAGACATAGTTTTAGGAGAGAATGCGAAAACAGGTTCGGTTCATTTACTAAAAGCACCAAATACGGAAGAGGTACCAAATAGAGTAAATGTTCCGATTACAGATGAAGCTATTGAATCTGCTATTCAAAATATAGAGTGGGCTGTTAATCGAATTCTTGACGGAGAATTTCCTATGAGACCAAGTAATGGTAAATGTGAGGAATGCGACTTTAGAAAAATCTGCTCGAAACAGAAACAAGAGTTCAACTCGACTGAAGTTCCAAGTCCAATACATATACCAGAAACTAATGGGACAACAAGGATTGGAGTTAGAAGTTTCAGTGACGTGGAATGA
- a CDS encoding DNA cytosine methyltransferase has protein sequence MKLISIDLFSGVGGLTEGLHKAGFQTQLAFEIDELASKAYKLNHKKTKVITDDIRNISTKNVKKELGNKTIHLLAGCPPCQGFSSIRRLNKPEPVEDERNQLINEFVRFVKELKPYTFMMENVPGLALDKSFKSALKELEKAGYYKPDWKIVNIKDYGVPQSRKRLVLVGSRLAPLKIAEPTKKKKTVRQVIGKLPKPENSKDPLHQIFPNHSDEILNLIKDIPKNGGSRKDLGKDRQLKCHQKENVGFNDVYGRLRWDDFSTTITGGCLNPSKGRFLHPEQDRCISAREASMLQSFPKTYKFPIDAPRTKIALMIGNALPPEFSKIQAENIKSHILTHLQQKNF, from the coding sequence ATGAAATTGATATCAATAGATTTATTTAGTGGAGTTGGAGGACTGACCGAAGGACTTCACAAGGCTGGTTTCCAGACACAGCTTGCTTTTGAAATTGATGAGCTTGCATCAAAGGCTTATAAACTGAATCATAAAAAGACCAAAGTCATTACTGACGATATTAGAAACATTTCAACTAAGAATGTTAAGAAAGAACTTGGCAACAAAACGATTCATTTACTTGCTGGTTGCCCACCTTGTCAGGGATTCAGTTCAATACGAAGGCTTAATAAGCCAGAACCTGTTGAAGACGAAAGAAATCAGCTAATTAATGAGTTTGTACGATTTGTGAAAGAATTAAAACCTTACACTTTCATGATGGAAAATGTGCCCGGTTTAGCACTTGACAAATCATTTAAATCCGCACTCAAAGAATTAGAAAAAGCAGGATACTATAAACCAGATTGGAAAATAGTTAACATTAAAGACTACGGTGTGCCTCAAAGCAGAAAAAGATTGGTATTAGTTGGTTCTAGATTAGCACCGTTAAAAATTGCAGAACCAACAAAAAAGAAAAAAACTGTTAGGCAAGTTATAGGTAAACTCCCAAAACCTGAGAACTCAAAAGACCCATTACATCAGATTTTTCCTAATCACTCAGATGAAATATTGAATTTGATTAAAGATATTCCCAAAAATGGTGGGAGTAGGAAAGATTTAGGTAAAGACCGGCAATTAAAATGTCATCAAAAAGAAAATGTAGGTTTTAATGACGTATATGGTCGGTTGAGATGGGATGATTTTTCGACAACAATCACGGGTGGTTGTTTAAACCCTTCCAAAGGTCGCTTTCTTCATCCAGAGCAAGATAGATGTATTTCAGCCAGAGAAGCTTCCATGCTTCAATCATTCCCAAAGACATATAAGTTTCCAATTGATGCTCCGAGGACAAAAATTGCATTGATGATTGGGAATGCATTACCACCTGAGTTCAGTAAAATCCAAGCTGAGAATATCAAATCACACATTCTGACTCACCTTCAACAAAAGAATTTTTAA
- a CDS encoding nucleotide pyrophosphohydrolase, whose product MSNNINELKALIIEFRQKRDWKQFHKIKDLLLGLGIEVAELNELFLWKNEQEINLIPKEKIADEIADIFIFLTYISDEFGIDIESAVKNKVNKNDLKYLVDKSKGSNKKYNEL is encoded by the coding sequence ATGAGTAATAATATTAATGAGTTAAAAGCCTTGATTATAGAATTTAGGCAAAAAAGAGATTGGAAACAGTTTCATAAAATAAAAGACCTATTGTTAGGACTAGGTATTGAAGTTGCTGAACTTAATGAATTGTTTTTATGGAAAAATGAACAAGAAATAAATCTAATTCCAAAAGAAAAAATCGCTGACGAAATAGCCGACATTTTTATTTTTCTCACATATATCAGTGACGAATTTGGAATAGACATTGAAAGTGCTGTAAAAAATAAAGTGAATAAGAATGATTTAAAATACCTAGTAGACAAAAGCAAAGGGTCGAACAAAAAGTACAATGAACTATAA
- a CDS encoding HNH endonuclease — MFAISPTDIEWFKFLRTEGLNSEINFWTPTPWNVSRLASGDKLYFMLKSPIRKIGGYGQFVEYKNMSVNDAWNKYGFKNGCTSKQDLIDRLDKYKASNSSDERSVTDSEIGCIVLTNAVYYDDDKFLDLDNYEIDFSRFIVKIKYYNENDPLEIATESMVKEFELLPTTLEKLKKSRLVTERKGQGNFRAIITTAYSNKCCITNETTPELLEAAHIQPYFDENSNHVKNGLLLRVDLHKLYDNGLLYIDESFKIHISPEVKSEYYQKLNGTTIRLPENINLHPSKEALKSKKFEFRNE; from the coding sequence ATGTTTGCAATTTCACCGACTGATATAGAATGGTTTAAGTTCCTCCGAACCGAAGGATTGAATTCGGAAATTAATTTTTGGACACCAACACCATGGAATGTTTCTCGCCTTGCTAGTGGCGACAAATTGTACTTTATGTTGAAATCACCAATAAGAAAAATTGGTGGTTATGGTCAATTTGTTGAGTATAAAAATATGTCTGTTAATGACGCTTGGAATAAATACGGCTTCAAAAATGGTTGTACAAGTAAACAGGATTTAATTGACCGATTAGATAAGTATAAAGCCTCCAACAGTTCAGACGAAAGAAGTGTAACAGATTCCGAAATTGGTTGTATAGTATTAACAAATGCTGTCTATTATGATGATGACAAATTTTTGGATTTAGACAACTATGAGATTGATTTTTCAAGATTCATTGTAAAAATAAAGTACTACAATGAAAATGATCCACTTGAAATTGCTACAGAATCAATGGTAAAAGAATTTGAACTTTTACCGACCACACTAGAAAAACTAAAAAAATCAAGACTTGTAACTGAACGAAAGGGTCAAGGAAATTTCAGAGCAATTATAACAACTGCATATTCAAACAAATGCTGCATTACAAATGAAACAACACCTGAATTACTTGAAGCGGCTCATATTCAACCATATTTTGACGAAAATTCAAATCACGTTAAAAATGGTTTATTACTTAGAGTAGATTTACATAAATTATACGACAATGGATTGTTGTATATTGATGAGTCATTTAAAATTCACATTAGCCCAGAAGTAAAATCTGAATACTATCAAAAACTTAATGGGACAACAATTCGTTTACCAGAAAATATTAATCTACACCCTTCAAAAGAAGCGCTAAAGTCTAAAAAATTTGAATTTAGAAATGAGTAA
- a CDS encoding cyclomaltodextrinase N-terminal domain-containing protein, whose translation MKTTSLLFALLTATSLLANQPSVSRVEPLNWWVGMKWAPLQLLIHGKDLAGSEVTSSHPGLTVQKVHPADSPNYLFVDIGIADSLKPGTYQFKITKPGQKPVTIDYELWKRESPEKRYTGFNSEDVVYLITPDRFANGDPSNDQVEGLLEGVDRKDPFGRHGGDIQGIINNLDYMKELGVTAVWINPLVENRGKISYHGYAATDFYKIDPRYGTNDQYRQLVDEARKRDMKIIVDHVNNHIGIEHWWMNDLPFKDWIHGSKAGYLKPIHQKENLVDRYGDVQSRNVEQQGWFSPYMPDMNQRNPFMANYLIQNTIWWVEFAGLHGIREDTYPYAYLDYQSAWNQAMKREYPTLTIVGEVWIENPVYVSVFQGGNPLSPIDTHMESVTDFGFYGAAKRLVAYEKSPKPLYHALTQDFLYPEPNRLLTFLDNHDVERLMYQADKDVDKFLMALSVLFTVRGVPSIYYGTELGLYGGPDHGTIREDFPGGWKSDKRNAFSASGRTEQENRIFNYTQKLISLRKNHPALTKGKTVQYPPKGDLYWYLRESGNDRILVVVNTAFLSKELDLSMIKPDTAPFASLFDLMNGGEETLPGNMKIKIPGTSTRIYQLR comes from the coding sequence GTGAAAACCACCTCTCTCCTTTTTGCACTGCTGACAGCCACTTCCCTGCTGGCGAATCAACCATCGGTTTCGCGCGTGGAGCCGCTGAACTGGTGGGTCGGGATGAAATGGGCTCCGCTGCAGCTGCTCATTCACGGAAAAGACCTGGCAGGCAGTGAGGTAACCAGCTCACATCCCGGACTGACGGTTCAGAAGGTGCACCCGGCCGACAGCCCGAACTACCTGTTTGTCGATATCGGCATTGCCGATTCGCTTAAACCCGGCACGTATCAGTTCAAAATCACCAAGCCGGGTCAGAAACCGGTGACCATCGACTATGAACTGTGGAAACGGGAAAGCCCCGAAAAGCGCTACACCGGCTTTAACAGTGAAGATGTGGTGTATCTGATCACCCCCGACCGGTTTGCCAACGGCGATCCTTCCAACGATCAGGTGGAAGGTCTGCTGGAAGGCGTGGACCGGAAAGATCCTTTCGGACGCCATGGCGGAGACATTCAGGGGATTATCAACAACCTGGATTACATGAAGGAACTTGGCGTCACCGCCGTCTGGATCAATCCGCTGGTGGAAAACCGCGGAAAAATCAGCTATCACGGGTATGCCGCCACCGACTTTTATAAAATCGACCCGCGCTACGGAACCAATGACCAGTACCGGCAACTGGTCGATGAAGCCCGTAAACGGGATATGAAAATCATTGTGGATCACGTGAACAATCACATCGGGATTGAACACTGGTGGATGAATGATCTGCCGTTTAAGGATTGGATTCACGGTTCAAAGGCGGGTTATCTGAAACCCATCCATCAGAAGGAAAATCTGGTGGACCGTTACGGCGACGTTCAGTCACGGAATGTGGAACAGCAGGGATGGTTTTCTCCCTACATGCCCGACATGAATCAGCGGAATCCGTTCATGGCCAACTACCTGATTCAGAACACCATCTGGTGGGTGGAGTTTGCCGGTCTGCACGGCATCCGGGAAGACACCTATCCGTATGCCTACCTCGACTATCAATCGGCGTGGAATCAGGCCATGAAGCGTGAGTATCCCACTCTCACCATCGTGGGTGAAGTCTGGATTGAAAATCCCGTTTATGTATCGGTCTTCCAGGGTGGAAATCCGCTGTCTCCCATCGACACCCACATGGAATCGGTTACCGATTTCGGCTTTTACGGAGCGGCCAAACGGCTGGTGGCGTATGAAAAAAGTCCCAAGCCGCTGTACCATGCCCTCACCCAGGACTTTTTGTACCCCGAGCCGAACCGTCTGCTCACGTTTCTCGATAATCACGATGTGGAACGTCTCATGTATCAGGCCGATAAGGATGTGGATAAATTCCTGATGGCGCTGTCGGTTCTGTTCACCGTGCGCGGTGTTCCCTCGATTTACTACGGAACCGAACTGGGGCTGTATGGCGGACCCGATCACGGAACCATCCGGGAGGATTTCCCCGGTGGATGGAAGTCGGATAAACGAAATGCTTTTTCGGCCTCCGGACGGACCGAGCAGGAAAACCGGATCTTCAATTACACCCAAAAGCTGATCAGTCTGCGCAAGAACCACCCGGCGCTGACCAAAGGCAAAACCGTTCAGTATCCGCCGAAGGGCGATCTGTACTGGTACTTACGGGAATCGGGCAATGACCGGATTCTGGTGGTGGTGAACACGGCCTTTCTCTCGAAGGAGCTCGATCTGTCCATGATTAAACCAGACACCGCCCCCTTTGCCAGTCTGTTCGACCTCATGAACGGCGGGGAAGAAACCCTGCCCGGAAACATGAAAATTAAAATACCGGGCACCTCGACCCGAATTTACCAGCTTCGGTAA
- a CDS encoding arginine--tRNA ligase produces MKAFLSDLVTAALKKTGYAYQPGDVHFEVPNNPAHGDWSTNCAFTIAKREKKNPQLVAREMVAAMEIPSAELDQPEIAGPGFINFRLKPAFYFRQLNDLLQAGNAYGRHNVGAGKKAMVEFVSANPTGPLTIGHGRQAVLGDTLANLMQWIGYEVIREYYFNNAGRQMRVLGDSVRLRYLELLGETISFPDDYYQGEYIKDIAAGIIQDHGDSLRSSDDVTPFKDRAEKVIFEDIRNSCTRLGIGHDVYYNENSLYENGHVDSTLQRLRDKGVIYDKDGAVWFKTTDFGNEQDKVLVKSTGEPTYRLPDIAYHIQKFERGFDLVIDLFGSDHIATYPDVLLALKILGYDADRIRVLIHQFVTVTQGDEIIKMSTRKANFITLDWLTDEVGPDVVRFFFLMRSMGSHLNFDLELARKETDENPVFYLQYAHARISGIIRKAAEAGLHRWETGRELSPLGNADELDLIRLLLQFPDTVLMTATSGEPHRLITYLNDVATQFHKFYHSNYVIGVEPDLSDARLALCEATRIVLANGFRILGIQAPERM; encoded by the coding sequence GTGAAAGCATTTCTGTCCGATCTGGTCACGGCGGCGCTGAAGAAGACCGGCTATGCCTATCAGCCGGGAGATGTCCATTTTGAAGTGCCGAACAACCCGGCACACGGCGACTGGTCGACCAATTGTGCGTTTACCATTGCAAAAAGAGAGAAGAAGAATCCGCAACTGGTGGCTCGTGAAATGGTCGCCGCCATGGAGATTCCGTCTGCTGAATTGGATCAGCCCGAGATTGCCGGACCTGGTTTTATCAATTTCCGCCTGAAACCTGCCTTTTATTTCCGCCAATTAAACGACTTGCTACAGGCAGGGAACGCCTATGGCCGTCACAACGTGGGTGCCGGTAAAAAGGCGATGGTCGAGTTTGTATCGGCCAACCCGACCGGACCGCTCACCATCGGACACGGCCGCCAGGCGGTGCTGGGAGATACCCTTGCCAACCTGATGCAGTGGATTGGCTATGAAGTCATCCGTGAATATTATTTTAACAACGCCGGCCGCCAGATGCGGGTGCTGGGTGATTCGGTCCGCCTGCGCTACCTGGAACTGCTGGGTGAAACCATTTCCTTCCCCGACGATTACTACCAGGGTGAGTACATCAAAGACATTGCGGCCGGAATAATTCAGGATCATGGCGACAGTCTGCGGTCATCAGACGATGTGACCCCGTTTAAAGACCGGGCTGAAAAAGTCATTTTTGAAGACATCCGGAATTCATGCACCCGTCTCGGGATCGGTCATGATGTGTACTACAACGAAAATTCGCTGTACGAGAACGGTCATGTCGATTCCACCCTTCAGCGCCTGCGCGACAAGGGCGTCATTTACGACAAGGATGGGGCGGTCTGGTTTAAAACCACCGATTTCGGGAACGAGCAGGATAAAGTGCTGGTGAAAAGCACCGGCGAACCCACCTACCGGCTGCCTGACATCGCCTACCACATTCAGAAATTTGAACGGGGATTTGATCTGGTCATCGATCTGTTCGGATCGGATCACATTGCCACCTACCCCGATGTGCTGCTGGCGCTGAAAATTCTCGGCTACGATGCCGACCGGATCCGGGTATTGATCCACCAGTTTGTTACCGTGACTCAGGGAGATGAAATCATCAAAATGAGCACACGGAAGGCCAATTTTATCACGCTCGACTGGCTCACCGATGAAGTGGGTCCCGATGTGGTGCGGTTCTTCTTCCTGATGCGCAGCATGGGCTCGCACCTGAATTTCGATCTGGAACTGGCCAGGAAAGAGACCGACGAAAATCCGGTTTTCTACCTGCAGTATGCACACGCCCGTATTTCGGGCATTATCCGGAAGGCGGCCGAAGCCGGTCTTCACCGCTGGGAAACCGGCCGGGAGTTGTCACCGCTCGGAAATGCGGATGAACTGGATCTGATTCGTTTGCTGCTTCAGTTTCCCGATACCGTTCTCATGACCGCCACCTCGGGCGAACCGCACCGTCTCATCACCTATCTGAACGATGTGGCCACCCAATTCCATAAGTTCTATCATTCGAACTATGTGATCGGGGTGGAACCGGATCTGTCCGATGCACGGTTAGCATTGTGCGAAGCCACCCGGATTGTGCTGGCCAACGGATTCAGGATTCTGGGCATTCAGGCACCCGAACGGATGTAA
- the rsfS gene encoding ribosome silencing factor has translation MIKTSKKQKRTDSVSVAHEFALKAATAALDKKAEDVKIIHLKGLTDITDFFVVCTAGSDPQVKAIADSVDASLTAAGWEPWHTEGYSNLKWVLLDYVDVVVHVFYKDARDFYGLDRLWADAPYERVEDTVSGIKITPSGSQS, from the coding sequence ATGATCAAAACCAGTAAGAAACAAAAAAGAACCGATAGTGTATCGGTTGCCCATGAATTTGCCCTGAAAGCAGCCACCGCTGCGCTGGATAAAAAGGCCGAAGATGTAAAAATCATCCACCTGAAAGGCCTTACCGATATCACCGATTTTTTTGTGGTTTGCACCGCCGGATCCGATCCGCAGGTGAAAGCCATTGCCGATTCGGTGGATGCCAGCCTGACGGCAGCCGGATGGGAACCGTGGCACACCGAAGGGTATTCCAATCTGAAGTGGGTTCTTCTCGACTATGTCGATGTGGTGGTTCACGTGTTTTATAAGGATGCGCGTGATTTCTACGGTCTGGACCGGTTATGGGCCGATGCCCCTTATGAACGCGTGGAGGACACGGTATCGGGTATTAAGATCACTCCATCCGGGAGCCAGTCGTGA
- a CDS encoding LytR C-terminal domain-containing protein: MTGPDDSIQNPTGNEPLLPEPPQSKSLMIIIGVLGSLSLIFIIMLIVNFSTQPPQPSDLDPEKIDPKLVIQIQVLNGNGVPKVTDQVVAFLRQQGFDVIDKGNYSSFNVAESVVIDRIGDKAAAKKLADGLGLPAARILTQVSWEYYADLTVVIGKDFKSLTPFNKK, from the coding sequence ATGACCGGACCAGACGACTCCATTCAGAACCCAACCGGGAACGAACCGCTTCTTCCTGAACCACCTCAATCCAAATCCCTGATGATCATTATCGGCGTGCTGGGAAGCCTGTCGCTGATTTTTATCATCATGCTGATCGTGAATTTCAGTACCCAGCCTCCTCAGCCATCCGATCTGGATCCCGAAAAAATCGATCCGAAACTGGTCATTCAGATTCAGGTGCTCAATGGCAACGGGGTTCCGAAGGTAACCGATCAGGTGGTGGCGTTTTTACGCCAGCAGGGATTCGATGTGATTGATAAGGGGAATTATTCCTCGTTCAACGTGGCTGAATCGGTGGTGATTGACCGGATCGGCGATAAAGCTGCTGCTAAAAAGCTGGCCGATGGTCTCGGACTGCCGGCCGCCCGTATACTCACCCAGGTCAGCTGGGAATATTATGCCGACCTGACCGTGGTCATCGGCAAAGACTTCAAGTCGCTCACCCCATTTAATAAAAAGTAA
- a CDS encoding sigma-70 family RNA polymerase sigma factor produces the protein MNSQETDEMSNTRAAALEPPVIMTATPDYELAIACQSGDRLAFQRLVKQYQEKVRGLVYSILSDPDTLDDVVQDIFIKVYSSIRHFEHRSNLGTWIYRIAVNHCRDEIRKRRIRRFFSLEKMELDPINPELKTDSAVIAGERTKLVQWGLSRLPEKHRTIIILRDFDDLSYEEIAQVLNLELGTVKSRLNRARLALKDILAPYWSPADHEEDDSL, from the coding sequence AACACGAGAGCGGCTGCACTGGAACCACCGGTGATCATGACAGCCACCCCGGACTACGAACTGGCCATTGCCTGTCAGTCTGGCGACCGCCTTGCTTTTCAGCGACTGGTGAAACAATACCAGGAAAAAGTACGGGGATTGGTCTATTCCATTCTGTCAGATCCCGATACACTCGATGATGTGGTTCAGGATATCTTTATTAAAGTGTATTCCTCCATCCGGCACTTTGAACACCGGTCGAATCTGGGAACCTGGATTTACCGCATTGCCGTGAATCATTGCCGCGATGAAATCAGAAAACGCCGGATCCGCCGGTTTTTCAGCCTTGAAAAAATGGAACTGGATCCGATCAACCCCGAATTGAAAACCGATTCGGCGGTGATTGCCGGCGAACGGACAAAGCTGGTCCAGTGGGGCCTCTCGCGCCTGCCGGAAAAACACCGGACCATTATCATCCTGCGCGATTTTGATGACCTGTCCTATGAGGAAATTGCTCAGGTCCTAAATCTGGAACTGGGGACTGTCAAATCACGGCTGAACCGTGCACGACTGGCCCTGAAAGACATTCTGGCACCTTATTGGTCACCGGCCGATCATGAAGAAGATGATTCCCTGTAA